ACTTAGGTATAGTCATGACACCAACATGATTGTCAGGGGCGGATCCAGGATTTAGAAGTAGGTTGGGCTAACTAGGTTAACATCCGCAGTGATTAGACTTGTGAAACCGGCAAACCGTATAATCGGAGTCGCACATAGTGTATATCATAACTAGGCAAAGCTATTTTTTTAAGGAGAATTACAATATACGGAATAAATGTTATCTTTTAAAAATATATGATTAAATATTGCAAATTTTATACTTGTTTACAATTTATTTTCAAAGTTCCGTTAAATTTAACAACCATCATGAAAAAAACGCAGACGTCCTATTATCTCCGTCTTTTTGAAATATGATATTTTTGCATTCTCGAATAGGCAGGTgtgtacaattttttttttaaattaattttaacaaCAATCAAATTATTATGTGCACCGTATTAACATTTATGATAAACATTATTAAGATTTTCGcaccaaaaaataaaataaaaaataaacattATTAAGATTTATGATGAAATGTCAACCAACTTGTGGGATATTATGAGGAAAACAAAATGCTTGATATGGGGTTTGACACCCGGCTGTCAAAATAGAAGCAAATTCTTCATGTTAGTACTTAGACCAACTAAGATACATTGAATCCATGAACGTCATGAACGTTTGATAACAAAAGTTAATTTTATTCTTAGAAACTGGTTGGGCTCAAGCCCACACTGCCTTCTACCTAGATCCGCCCCTAATATTATTGTACTATGGACATAAATATCTATAGATCAATATAAAGAAATCACAAAAACTTTAGAGAGACGGtttctcaatagcgttattgagagacctctcatatGATAGGGTGAGTCTGAGAGATCCACGAAATTTCTTTTTTTCATATTATGTCTCTCACTAAATTAGTGAGAaacggtctctcatgagacctactggaATGAAATATACCATATAATCAGATTGTGTTAGGTAAAATGCACATTGAATTAACCCATAACTCACGCAAGTTCCATAATTTTGAACTATAATTGAGAGTTGATGGCATATGGGTACAAGTTTGTAAGACATGAGCGTGTGGTCGTTTACCAAATATAATGGCTCCAATTATTCACTTCCTTTGTATCCGGGATTGGTTAATTACCACATGACCTCATTCATCAAGACGTAAGAACACAATTAATCCAAGTTACATCACATAGCACTTTTATCTATTTGTatgggttttatttattttatttaactagGGTTTTAGAAGTTACTTGTTCGATACTAGAAACAAGATCAACTATAGCGTGAATCATAAATTGTCGACAAATAAAAAGCTATATCGAGCATAAATTACTACGGAGTATTATTGTACCAAAGTTAAGATAACCATATACAAGGTCATTTAATTGGGCGACAAAACAATACATTTCAAGTtcatgaaaatgaaaattataattTTGTACGGCATACTCTGCATATATAATAAGTTATAAAATGTACTATATTTTCGAAGTGATTTCAACATAGTACAACATTTAAAAAGTACATTCTCCGAATTATTAAATGAAAATCAAACGGTGCCTTGATCGCTTTGATGTTGCCAAATCAATTATTATTAACCACAAACACAAAAAGGACAAAGTAGCCGAAAAAAAAGAAGACAACACGGTCTCTACAACTAATATGCCTGCAATACTTAGTCTCGTATTATTACGtccgtcccaattatttgtttatctttaattaaaataccactcacaaaaaaataaaaaaggtaaataaataatcgGGACAAAGACCGTATTAATTAAGCTAGCCGAAGAAATTGCAAACATTAGAGCCTttatattttaagtttttatgtGGCCTTTTTTGTGGCTTCATTTTCAGATGATTGAAGAAGACATGTCCACCGTACCATTTTGACCATAACGTGCCTAAACTTGCAACTACATTGCTTCCCTCATTAGTGTATTAGTTAAAAAGGATTTTGTTAAATCAATTGTATTAATGTGGAAAAAGTGAGATGATCATGACAAAATTGTCCATATATAGTTGTTGTCTAGTTTAATTTGCACATGAAATTAGTGTAATATATACGTCTACATTCCTTCTTATTAGGCTAATAATAGAGTAGGATTTTGTAGAAACAATGAGTAAGACTATACCTACTCATTTGAATTGTTAATGGATACcgagtatgtttttttttttccggataCTTTTAGTTTGACAGTGTGTTTTTAAGCCTTATTTTTTTTCGATTGAATGaagttgaactgaattgaatttaGCTGAGGTGAGCTTAACTTAACTGAAGTGAGTTAAACTGAATTAAAATTTCCTGAGATAAATTGAGCTTGAGATAAATAGAGTTGAACTGAAGCGAGCTGAATTAAAAACCCGAAATTAGGCCGATTAAAAAACCGCCTGCATTTTCTAGCTAATAATGAACTTAAGAAATACTCACATAATTTGTTGCACATACTACCAATGAAATAGTCATTTTCCAAGCAACTTTTAAGAGAATCACAAATTTCATCATATTCAAAGAAAATTGAATCCAATTGATATGGACTTACATCAATGTTTTGCAACATTTTACATTAGCATTATAAAAGTTATAATAAGAAATTGTACTCCTATGAATCATAAAGCAAGACTCCaaatcacaaggacaaaagagAAACACCAAAATGTCAAATTAGGCATATCCATCTTTAATTAATTTCCCATATAGTTGGGAATCACCTCATTTTGCTTACCTAATACTTGGGAAACGTAGGACCCAAACATCATAGTATTATTATTTCACCATCTTCTCAAAAATATATATACTTGAAACTTGACTACCCCAAACAAATCAAAATATCCTATATATTCATCATCTTTCTTCCTACGTCATCTAACAATTCTACAAAAAAATATTTGcacataattatatataattattatgGCAAAAGCTTCACATAAGAGGAAGAATGTCGATTACCAAAATAAAGTTGAAATCGTTagaaatagtaatagtaatagtaataacaatGACGATTGTGTCAAAGTTTCTACTAGTAAAGGTAAGCGAACAAGACGCAGTTTGCCTAGAGACTCCCCTTCTCAACGTAGCTCCATATTCCGCGGCGTCACAAGGTAGTCGTAATCTTTACTCGGATTGATTATGTTTCGCGATATAATTTTATTATGGCACGACTACATGGTGAAAATTTAAAgcttttttggttttttgaactGAAGATTTTACCATTCTAATAGTATTATTAAAGCTTGAATTAGGTGAACTTTTTATTTCCGGTCCCTAAAATTTTTAATGTGATTTATTTGGTTTTCTCAATTTGATTAAGCATGTAATTAATTGATCAAGTATATGATATGGTAGTGGACCAAGAAAAAGGGATaaataaaagtttttttttttgttaaacttttgaAATTATTAAGTTTTTTTTAATCCATTTTAAATTTTTCGCGATAAGCTATTCACTAcatcttgatcatttgtttatatttgattaaaatatccAAAAAAAAAAGTGTGTATAATTTTGTATACGACCTCGttaatttgtttacatttgtttatGGTTGTCATGCATAGACATAGGTGGACTGGAAGATTTGAAGCACATTTATGGGACAAAGATTGCTGGACTGATGCACAAAAGAAAAAAGGACGACAAGGTTTTTTCCTTTACTCTTCCAAATTAATTTCCTAATTAATTTGTGTTTATAATTTTGTATACATTTTATTGAAAATTCTTAGACTTTTATTATACACTATTATTTTTTTAAAGCTGGCCATAGACTTACCTCAGTTGCGCATTGAGCATAAAAAATTGCTCTGTAAGCCACAGAGTTACCTCTGTTGCGCACTGAGCATAAAAAAAACCGCTCTGTAATATTTTATTATATGACCGTTTTACAAAAAAATTGTTCGGGTAGACCGTAAATACTTTTATAGGTAGACTATATTTTGTTGGGTAGTTGAGTTTACTAATTTTGCATGTCCTTTTCATTTCTCATGGCATTGTGCTTCAAATTGGGGATGGAAATTCCTACAATGCAGTGTATCTTGGTATGTTCCCTAACTTCATGCTGGCTGGCAAAATTAAATTCAAGTAGTAAATGAATTGTTTATTTGACATGAATGCTGCTAAATCTAGCAAGAAACTCTAAACTACATTTTCCGTCCCTTTAATGTTACATGTGGACCGACCTTTTACTAATCAATAGTCATGACTCATGAACATGGTCCCTTCCCGTGTGATTGCTCCCTACGTACTTCCCTATCATACTTAGATTAGTGGCATGTCACACAATATTAAATAACAATAATCGTGAAAAAAAAATGATACTTATTTCATTATTTGAAAGACAATTGCTCATTAAAGGTATTTTTAAAACAGAAATATAAATAATCGACGAGACATcctaaaataaaataagtaaacaaatgaccgagagtAAAGCTATACGACCTTCTACGAGAGAATTTATATGTGTAATACGGAGCAGTGTTTTGAAAATATGAATTTTGTTCAATTTGATTATTTGTAAACTAAAAATGAATCAAAATGGGATATGAAAAGCCATAAAAGTGTTAGTCTTTcacattttttttataaaaaaaagagATTGTTTCGTTAATAAAGTCAACCTTACAAATATACTGACAATTACAATCAGCATAGCTTAGCATTTGACGTGTCTGCATTTTGTTCGTCAATATCTTAGAACGTGTTGAAGCCATAGAGCTAGTCTCCTGTACAACGGTTTTACAATATCATATTGTAAAACCATATAATGAAAAATCTGatgtaaaacggttttatatGAAAAGTGGTGATTGGTGGAAGATATCGTAGTAGGGTTTTTAAGTAAATAATCACTTGATTTTGCAATAATATTTTTGTAAAACGATTTTATATATAAATAAGCTTATAAACCTAACTAAAAAGAGCAATATTAATATGAGAATTTATGATGGCAATTGTGTTAGGTGCTTATAATGATGAAGCAACAGCGGCGCGGGCATACGACTTGGCAGCATTGAAGTATTGGGGCAAggaaaccattctcaattttcCCGTCAGTTTTATGCTTCAACTACGTACTTtgcattttcaatttttttattatttttagtatattactccgtattattatACTTGGTGATTGATTAATGGTAGTTTCATTTTTGTTCATATGATAATTATTAATTAACCACCTAGTTTTTTGTGTGTATTGTGAATTTAGCCATCAAATTATGAAAAAGATTTGGAAGAAATGGAGACACTCTCAAGGGAAGAATATATTGGATCCCTAAGAAGGTGCGACATCATTTGAAATATTTCATGTATATCTACATAAGAGATCTCATTTTTATGTCTTATTTCGTGTCTCACTATCTTTTTATTTGACACATAAATATTACtgtaataattaaaaataaatgataaaatgacATAAGAGATAATGTGTCAGAACATAAAAATAGTAAAACACAAGATAAAATTCGAAAATAAAACCGGGATCCTAATTTTATCACTACCCCATGCTTTCATGTcattccttctctcttttatctATCATGTTACATTTAGCTacattcttctttttttttttttttttttttttttcttttgcagaaaaagCAGTGGATTTTCAAGAGGCGTTTCTAAATATAGAGGAGTCGCTAGGTACTACAAGTATAAACACAACTAATTTTATGTACTTCACTCTTACAAAAACTATATCAAAACCTAATCGTATAACATATGGCGATTATCATTATAAACAACTAGTGGGTATTGTTTTCGTTTCAGACATCATCATAACGGAAGATGGGAAGCTAGAATTGGTAGAGTACTTGGCAACAAATATATGTACCTTGGGACTTACGGTACCTCCTTGATTTCCTGATATGTATATTATAATACGAGCTAATTTGGCTCTTAATATTTCCATATCCGGTTTCATTTGAATTCTCATTTAATCTCCTATGTCATTTTTGCAGCTACACAAGAAGAAGCCGCAACTGCCTATGATATGGCTGCAATTGAGTATAGAGGGCTCAATGCCGTGACCAACTTTGACCTTAGCCGCTACATTGACTTGGTCAAACCAATTGATAACTCATGCGATGACCAACCTAGTCCTACTCCAACTAAGTCAACTGATGAAATTAGTGCTTCTAGTAGTACTACTTGTGGTAGCACTATTACATTAAGTGAGCATACTTTCGAGCAAATTTATGATCAAATTGAAGAGGATGATATTAACATTGATGTAGATATGTTATTGGGTGAGCCATCTTCGGTCGATTGTTCATCGACTTTGCTAGGGTTCGATGAATGTGACTTGTTGCAATTTGATCCAATCGACCGTGATTTGTGTTGGTATGTGGAAGGTCAAGCTTCCTCGACTAGTAATGAGACGGGAATCGATGAAGATTTGCTCTTTAGTGATCTTGGTtcatttttatgtgattttgatGAATTAGAAGACCATTTTGGAGAGCATAAAAAGTGATTGATTTCATGATAATTATACATACATACACATTATGCAATATAATATAATTAGTCATATGCTACTATTGTTGGAGAATATCCTTTACTATTTATTTATAGGAACAATAATTTTTTTCACAACATAGGCTACTTCATACTCCATGTATTAGTGCGGAGAACATCGTTAATTATTAGCTGAAAATAGGGATGTAAATGCCTTGTTGAGTTTGCATTTTAATAAATGCGAGTTGTGGGGATGATCTTTTCCATTTTGTATTTGGATTTAAGCTCGATTGATGTAAATACGGTTGTGAAATAACTtcgatgaaaagaaaaaaaaacaatgaaTGTTTTAGTTAATACTTTGTATACAAACTCAACTCATATTACATATTTGGCCAATTTTTAGGAGTACTTTTGTACTGAATAAGCACATATCATGCCAAACAATATTATTTAAAAATGTCAAAACTATTTATTTTAAACCAAAAAGTCAAATTTAAGAGCTACAAATTTATTTTTAACTATTTATTCTAACTTTAACTTTAACTCTAACTTTATTTTTAACTTTTGAGATTTTGAATACATAAATGATCAATTTTGTACTCCCTTCATATGGAAGATGTTAGAGTTACACCGGGTGTATGAGAGCCTCATACACCCCAATTAAAATGCGTCACTTGTCAAacttgcaaaattttattttagtcattAATTCTCAAGATTCATTCATTAATTGCCACTTAATCAATGTTTTCGGTATTGACAACCTACCTTATTAATTAATATTACTTTTCAACTAATTTTTATTTaactctaattaattaattaataatacatTTATTATTTTCAGTATTTAAGCATTATTGTGTGTATTTAAATTTCAGCGTATACATTTCGTATATCGTATATTTGTACTTTGCTTATACGATATTAATTACCTCTTATCCATATTTTtctttgtacttttttttttaagattacAGTAGTTTTGTTAATTTGCGGTTATTTTgtaattaaatttattttatcttaaattttgtagtttattcttatgttgtgttatgattaatttttgtttgtaattttttttgcgacatcaatttttttaaaaaaaaaattctgttttttttacACATTGattaaaatttttaatttaatttatttttcgtTAAGTATATTATGATTAATATTTTA
This sequence is a window from Silene latifolia isolate original U9 population chromosome 8, ASM4854445v1, whole genome shotgun sequence. Protein-coding genes within it:
- the LOC141597182 gene encoding AP2-like ethylene-responsive transcription factor At1g16060 isoform X2 — protein: MAKASHKRKNVDYQNKVEIVRNSNSNSNNNDDCVKVSTSKGKRTRRSLPRDSPSQRSSIFRGVTRHRWTGRFEAHLWDKDCWTDAQKKKGRQGAYNDEATAARAYDLAALKYWGKETILNFPPSNYEKDLEEMETLSREEYIGSLRRKSSGFSRGVSKYRGVARHHHNGRWEARIGRVLGNKYMYLGTYATQEEAATAYDMAAIEYRGLNAVTNFDLSRYIDLVKPIDNSCDDQPSPTPTKSTDEISASSSTTCGSTITLSEHTFEQIYDQIEEDDINIDVDMLLGEPSSVDCSSTLLGFDECDLLQFDPIDRDLCWYVEGQASSTSNETGIDEDLLFSDLGSFLCDFDELEDHFGEHKK
- the LOC141597182 gene encoding AP2-like ethylene-responsive transcription factor At1g16060 isoform X1 — its product is MAKASHKRKNVDYQNKVEIVRNSNSNSNNNDDCVKVSTSKGKRTRRSLPRDSPSQRSSIFRGVTRHRWTGRFEAHLWDKDCWTDAQKKKGRQVYLGAYNDEATAARAYDLAALKYWGKETILNFPPSNYEKDLEEMETLSREEYIGSLRRKSSGFSRGVSKYRGVARHHHNGRWEARIGRVLGNKYMYLGTYATQEEAATAYDMAAIEYRGLNAVTNFDLSRYIDLVKPIDNSCDDQPSPTPTKSTDEISASSSTTCGSTITLSEHTFEQIYDQIEEDDINIDVDMLLGEPSSVDCSSTLLGFDECDLLQFDPIDRDLCWYVEGQASSTSNETGIDEDLLFSDLGSFLCDFDELEDHFGEHKK